AACACTTGTGGCAAGCTATTCAGATGGAACACATACCGTATTCAGCATGAAAAAATCCACACACAGGAGAAGCCTTATGAGTGTcatgaatgtggaaaagcctttggCCATAGTTCAAATCTCATTCAGCATCAAAGAATCCACACCGAGGAGAAACCCTACGAATGCGGTGAGTGTGGGAAGGTCTTCCGGCGCAGCTCACACCTCATCCAGCATCAGATCATCCACACGGGGGAGATGCCTTACCTGTGTAATGAGTGCGGAAAAGCTTTCGGTCAGAGCTCAAGTCTCCTTCGACATCAGAGAATCCACACTATGGAGAAGCCCTATGAATGTAccgaatgtgggaaggccttcagccAGAGCTCAAATCTAACAGAACATAGGCGAGTTCACACCAGAGAGAGACCATACGAATGCTGCGACTGTGGGAAAGCTTACAGTCGTAACTCACACCTCATCGAACATCAGAGAGTCCATACAGGGGAGACTCCTTATGACTGTAATGAGTGTGGGAAATCTTTCAGTAGGAGTTCACTCCTTATCAAACATCATagaattcacactggagaaagaccCTATGAGTGTAGTGAATGCGGGAAGGCCTTTAGTCGGAACTCCCACCTTATTCAGCACCAGAAGACTCACAGTGGGGTAAAACCTTctgaatgtaaagaatgtgggaaaaccttcaAGTACAGTTCATACCTTATTGATCACCTGGGAATCCATTCATGAGAGAAACTGTGAATGAAGTGAAGGTGGTAAAGCCTTTGTTTGGAGTTCAGCTCTTAGCGAACATCAGCGAACTCGTGCTGGGGAGAAAACCTTTGGCTGCAGTAAGTGCAGACGGCCTTCAGTCCTAGCTCAACTCTTACCAAGACCTGAAAATCCACATAGTGGACAGATCTCATGGATGTGTTCAGTGCATAAGTACCTTTAGACAGAGTTCCCGCCTTACTCAGCATTAGCCAGTTTGCTTTGGGGGAATGATGGGTATGGGGAGAGCCTTGCTATGTGTCAGAGAGGGGCACGAAAGGGGCGTCATCTGACACTACAGAAGGAGTGACTAAAGTGGAAGCTTAAGTTAGCACcactttttatttgattttgagGATCTACATCAGAGGGATATTCTAtcgtttttttttcacatctccaTAATCTTCCGCCAGAAATGGAATGGGTTAGGTCCATTCCAGGGAAGAAAGAATCAGGGCATTCTGGATTCAGACTCATAGATCAGGAAAGCTGCAGTGTGACCTTTGAATCCAATAGCTTTCCTTGTATCTCATCTGTCCTGTTGGTTGTAACTATACATGGAAGTGGCTCTTGGGTCTTCTTGGACCAGCATTTTCCCTCCTGCAGACTACTGaatctctttttgttttatatttcatagaTGCTTTTAATAAATGGGCAAATTTTCTAAGCCCAGTAATTTCTCAGTATAACATGTCATGGGCTTTTGTTATGTGTCAACTCCGGTAGGCTGAAGTGCATTTGTCAGATTTCCCTTTCTTGTACTTTTCGGTTTGTGTGGTCTACAAGGGAGATTCTTGGGAGAGCTGGAGGGCAGAACAGAAGCAGCAGTAATTTTGTATCTTACACATGTCACTGATCTGCTGACTCACCTCACTGGCACTGGACATGAAACTAGTGTACCTTCCCCAGGATTCTTTTTTGCCTTTACTGGGCCGtggttttccttctctgattgaaTCCTAGTCAGACACATGCTTACTATCCTATGAGAAGTACACATTTATTTCAAGTTTAGGTAGAGAGAAATGGTTAGCTTctggctgtttttaaaaaagaatctcagTAATAAGCTTCAAGATTTCCTATCAGGAAAGCTACTGTTCAGACTCCTTTATAACAAAACTTCCATCATAACCTGAGGCAGAGCTTCACTACCGTGTAATTATGGAGAGAAAAGTTTGCAAAGTAGTTGAATAGTGTGATACATGATCgactgataaaatttttaaaaatcaagaatttgAGCACCAATTTATCAtgaatattttaatcattaaagGAAATTCCCAAAGTACCTCTAGTAGGCAGTATATTTTAGATTTATTCTAGGCATCTGAGAGAAATACCTACTTTGTTGTAAACGTTTATGTTTTGATTAcaaaaaatcagattatttttcctCCTGTTACCCTGGATTAGTGATTATCTAAAATATCGGTGAAAACTATACTTATGTTGTAGACTCTTGAAATTGAAAGTTGCCTCTGTCTTGTATACCTTTTCCTGCCTGGTCTGGTGCTATGCACACAGGTGTTCAGTGCCTATGGAGTGAATCTGTTTACTGGAAGCCAAAGTCTTCCTGTTTGTCTCCACGCTTCTCTGTActcccccaccttcctcccctgTTCCTGTAGGTGATTATCACACTACACAAGGGTCACCTTGCCATCTGGACACCCTGAGTAGACTCTGTGAGGCCAGGTCTGAGCCCTCAGCCAGTGGGCCCACTTACTCCATCTGGCATGTAACCCTCTTCGAGTCCCTTCCACCCCCTTATACCACAGAAAGGGCCCTTTCCTTCTATGGGGTCTGAGAAGCTTCTGGAATAAGGCAGTGCTTGATGAGTGGGGTCTGAAGGCCAGGTCGGATTCTGACTGGCCGAGAAGGGCACCCCAGGACAAGGTAAGTGTGTGGGGTCACGTGCCAGGCTGCAAGAGTGGAGGTGTCCCTGGAGgccaggagagaggagaaaagaatttGCCTAGCAGTATCAAAAGCACTCAAGCGGGGCTCTGATTCTTTAGGCACAAACATTACTAGTGGACAGAGTAGTTCATCAAGCCGTTAGAGCTCAGGTGAACACGAGGGTGACCAGCTCATCCAGTTTGCCAGGACTTTCCCAGCCTTAACATCGGACGTCCCACATCCAGTAAAATGCTCAGTCCTCCGCAAACCAGGAGGGTGGATCACCCGAACCCATCATGACCTCattcccccgccccccctccccccccccaatgGCTCCTAGCTGCAGCAGGACCCAGTAGAGCAGAGATTCTTAGCTTGGGTTGCctactggaatcacctggggagctttcaaaGCACTGGAGCCTCAGTCTCTGAGGTTGTGTACATTTGGTATGGGGTATGGCCTGGACTTTGGTGTTTTGTAAGCTCCCAAGTAATTCTAATGTGCAACCAAAGTTGAAAATCTATACAGTAGAAGTTATCAATGCTTCACAGGTGCTAAGAGGACACAAAGGGATCACACAGGATCTGGCGGCTTAGGCACTGAGGGCTggcaggagggctgggctgggagtaTGGAGAGACTCCGGGGCCTGTGTGAGAGGAGACAGACTGGGTGTCCCAGGCCAGGTGGAAGGAGCGGTGGGAGGGACTGTTGTGCTGGGGGTGGAGCCAGCTATTGGGTGGGAGCCCTCAGGGCCTGCTCATTGCCGGGTTCTGCTTCTGTCCTGTGCAGTAAGGCTCTGGTTTGGGTAACTTTGGATTTTCCCTTTGGAGCTTGGGACCAAGGAAAGCACAGAGCCTGGGGGAGTCAGAACTCTGAAGACTCCAGCCCCAGCTCATGGGCTCTCTACCTACTTTTCCAGCAGACAGTTCCCTCTTCCCTTGCCTGTCCCCCTACCCTAGACCCGGGAAAACATGAAAATGCTTCCAGAGGAGACTATGACCTAAACTTATATACACTTTCTAAAATATTCAGTCCTGGGAGGGGCTGGTCTGGCAGTCCCAAGCCATACTTTGAACACAGCCTTGGGCCCCCTGGGTGAGAGGCATTTCCTATGCTCTGGTTGAAGGGGTAGGAGTCTTTGGGCGATGGGgatattgacttaaaaaaaaaaaaaaagtacaacgtGAGAGctgcgagttaagttttatttggggcaaaataagGACTGCAGCCCCGGGGGGACAGCgtttcagataactctgagaaatTGCTccgaggaggggaggggcagccaggatatataggagtttggCAACAAAGGACAGGCTGTCgggacatcaaaagattattgctaaagaaaaccagatacctcaaggaatttagcgcttttctatgtatgggaagatgcaagagtcttggctcactgaaatcatttattTGCTGTGCACCTCGGTTATCTGGGGCCAGTAGCCTGACACATCCTGGGTTTCCTCAGGGTTCACcacagggagtggctgcagtctgatggctgctaggtGGCAGGTGttcttttcagccctgagtttcctcagcTCACGTTGGAGGGCTGCAGTCGTTGACAACTGTGAcaatcctttgtttattgatatggcaggaaatagtCCATTTCTCAGggagacaggaggaggaggaagttgaATTTTGGCAGTGGCACCCACATGGACTGCTTTAATCCCACCAAAGGCCCGTCATGGCCCTCAGAATGAAATCAACAAGAccctcaaatcccagctctgcccactgaCTTCTCCAGCCCTCTGTGACCTCCCCTTCTCCCAGTCATTCTGAAATTCACTGGGTCCTTGAAcacagtatttttcaaatgtagGTCAAGAGCCACTAGGGggtcttaaaattaatttattgtaaTGAGTTGAGAGTAGCAAAGGGTAAAAGGAAAAAGTAGGCAGAACTAGAACGGAGTAGAAAACATCCATCACAAAGGTAAGTCAGACTTTTGTTCTGTTTGTGCACAAGGGAGCATGTGTGCAAAGTATAATGTACAGTATTTCTTGCTGTAGAGCAGGGAAAAGTCTTTGCACATTGCAATCCCTTTTTGGGAGTAAGATTCTGTCTAGAAGGGCCTTCTTGGCAGGTCTTCCTTTGGACTGAATTATTCTCGCTCTGCAATTGCCGTAGCATGCTATACTTTTTGTGCACCgagcacactttaaaaaaatgatttattcagTTGCCTGTCTTCTGTGCTTGCTGCAAGCtggatgagggcagggaccatgttcACCTATCCTGGCCTCTGTCATTAGAGAAAGCACTTGTGTTGAGTGATAAACCCGGGTTCAGGTTCCAGCTCTTTGTGTTCTTAGACAaggtctctttttattttttctgattttttggtctgatttatatacagaaaacttgAAAGAATAGAATAATGAACACCCTATACATCCTCCACTTAGATGGCCAGTATTAACATTTTTCCGTATTTGCTTTCTATCTATAtgctttttttctgaatcatttgaaagtaaGCTCAGATATAACCTTCACCCTAAATACTATGGCATGTGTCTCCTAAGAGTAAGGTCATTCTCCTACATAATCGCAACACTATTAACATacctaagaaaaataatttaattccaTAATACCATCTAAAATGGACTCTATTTAGATTTTCCCTAGTTGCCCCAAGAATGTGTTTTATAGTTAGATTatttcaaatcagaaaaaaaaaatcaagggtcACATTACATTTGGCTTTAtatctctttagtttcttttaatctagaatagttccactttttttttttttttaatgacagtgaCTTTTGGAGGAGTCAAGAAGAGTTAtcctttataattttctacaaaattgatttctttgttttactcCGGTGGTATTTAGCTTCCTTCTCACCCCCCTGTATTTCCTCTTAACTGAAAAGAGGTTTAGAGGCCTGATGacacatttttggcaagaatacctcACAGGTGATGTCTCCTTCATACTGCTATCACCTCAAGAGGCACATGACGTCAGATTATTCCACCCCAAGTAGTGctgtttgttcacttgtttaaGGTAGTGACTGCTAGGTTTCTCCTGTGTAAAGATATGTTTTCCTTTTGCAGTTAGTAATTTGTGAGGACGATAAACTCCAGCACCATGTGAAGAATCTGTTCCTCTACAGCCTAATGTTTTTAGTAATCATCCACGATCCTTTAGCAACCATCCACATGATAGTTTGGGCATGTTCTTAACCTGAGACTCAGTTTTTTCATCGGCAGCCTGGGCATAATAATGCCAATGATTTGGATTTGATGTGTAAAAAAGTATGACGATGCTGTCACGGTCTGCCATAACTTCTCCCTTCTTCTGAGGACACCTTTTAGAAAGGTGTTCTAAAGGTGTTCACTTCCTTTTAGAAAGTTTGTACGCTGCTCCAGATAAGTGGTCCAAATGGCTGGCTTCTTAGATGATCCTACCTGCCTGGCCTCTGTGGGGCACAGCTGAGTCATCTTCTTTGGCCAGAGTGGAATGAGCTTTTGACCAGAGCTGAGCCAATCAGAATGCTTCCCTGGGAAATTTCCAACCAAGTAGGGGTGGGAATAGGGTGAAGAAGATATTCTTTTTCCCTCAGGTGGCTAAATGTGAGGATGTGAGTCTGGAGGTTGATGTCCCCTGCCGCCTGGAGGATGATAGCCTATGGGGTGGAGGGGATCAAAGCCATCTCTCTGAGATCAGGGCAGAGGGGGTCTCCCTGGCCTGGCTCCAGGCCTCCCCAGCTGTACTCTGCCCTGCCCCAGCTAAGCCAATAAAGACCCTGTCTTGCCTGAGCGCTTACAAATCTGGGTCTGAACCTTAGGACAGACAGAATCATGACTAGTAAAAGGGCCTTTGCTATGCCTCTCCCATGATAGGTGATTCAATAACTTAGTGGTTCATCAGCTCTCAGCCCTTCCTGTTGTCTTTGAATATGTGCTGGCCCTAGTGAAGAGGTGTGAGGAGGTGGCAGACATGGTCctggctttttaaaatcttaGGAGTTACAAATGCGTTTCCTTGGTGGGCGTAGACTCAAAGCAAGGGGGGTGCTGGTGACTTATCCGGCTCCAAGTGTGGCCGCTCTTGCCACTCGAACcggccccccagccccacccccagggccaggAGCCAGAGTGCCTCTCTTGGAAGAGCCtaagtttaaaagtttaaaaccaGCCCACGTGGTGAGAGGTGCAGTCAGCCCTAAGACGCAAGGGCAGAGAAGAGCGGAGGAATGTGAGGGCCAGGGGCGGAGGGCGGGGGG
This region of Phocoena phocoena chromosome 15, mPhoPho1.1, whole genome shotgun sequence genomic DNA includes:
- the LOC136134670 gene encoding zinc finger protein ZFP2-like, with translation MTAQEVLTREKAFDCDVWEKNLSQRAHLVHHQGIHTKEKPCECNERGETFSQSSALSRHQRIHTREKLYICKECEKSFSQNSSLSRHKRIHAREKPYKQKSQMCNTCGKLFRWNTYRIQHEKIHTQEKPYECHECGKAFGHSSNLIQHQRIHTEEKPYECGECGKVFRRSSHLIQHQIIHTGEMPYLCNECGKAFGQSSSLLRHQRIHTMEKPYECTECGKAFSQSSNLTEHRRVHTRERPYECCDCGKAYSRNSHLIEHQRVHTGETPYDCNECGKSFSRSSLLIKHHRIHTGERPYECSECGKAFSRNSHLIQHQKTHSGVKPSECKECGKTFKYSSYLIDHLGIHS